The Flavobacterium galactosidilyticum nucleotide sequence TCTCGCTTAGTAATCAACTCAAATGACAATACAATAATTGTTGCGAAGCTGAAAGCAATTACAAAAGGCCCTAATAAATGGTAGCTTAAAGATTTGTAAAGATCACCATGATAAAAATAAACTAGCGATTTTGTAATCCCACAACCCGGACAAGGAAAGCCTGAAACCATTTTGAACGGACATAAAGACTGATCTGTTTCTAGATGATTATCGCTATTAAAAAACATCAAAAAAAACGGAATCATCAATGTAAGCAATGCGCCAATGATTCCGTAAATTTTACGTTTTTCCTTTGTATTAATTGTATAATTTATTGATGTCATTCTGAACTATCATTGCGGCAATCATTGGAAAGAAAAACCCTAAAACAAGCAATAAAAGCGTGTCATCTTTTTGACCTATACCTGCTTTGTGATACACCTCAGGCAATCCATCTTTTCCTGCTAAATAGAAAAAATAAATATTAACTGGATAGCAACAACCTGCAAATATGGCGATAGGCTGTGAGATAACTTCACGCTCAGAGACTGCATTTAAAACTTCAGCTACTTTAATATTCCAATAAATTAAGTACAATCCACAAGTTAAAAACCCTAAAATTAATACTAATATAGGATCTACTTTAAATACTGGAATAGGCTTTCGTGGTGTGTTCCAAGTTTCTTTTACAATTTCTGTCATTTTAGTTTGTTTAAGTTAATTAATTATTGAAATATACTATCAATTGGTTCCCATAATTCGATCTTATTATCCTCAATATCTAATATCCAACCAAATTTCCCGTATTCATAAGTCTGCATATCTCCTACAATTGTTACACCTTCATCAGATAATTTTTGTAATAATAATTCTAGATTATCTACTCTGAAGTTTTGCATAAACTGCTTTTCGCTAGCAGCAAAATAAGCAGTATCAGATGCGAAAGGCGACCACTGAGTGGAGCAATCATTCCCATTTGCATCTTTCCACCAAAAAGTAGAACCATAATCGTCAGTTTTTAATCCTAAATATTTTCCATACCAAGCTACTAATTCTTTGGGATTTTCTGATTTAAAAAAGAAACCACCAATTCCAGTCACTCGTTTTTCTGCATTTACGACATTGGCTTGACCAAAATATTTCGCCTTAATTTTATCAACTATTACTTGCGCCAATCGTTCATGGCTTTCAAAAGTCCAACCCGCAATATGAGGTGTCAAGATCACATTTTTTGCTTCCAATAAAAATTGAAAAGCTTCTGGTGTATTTTTATCATGAAATAGCGTTTCAAAAGACAACTTTTCATACTCTAAAACATCTAAACCAGCACCTAGAATTTTACCAGACTGTATTGCAGCAACTAAGTCATCTGTGACTATATTTTTTCCTCGCGAGGTATTTATAATCCAAAACGGCTTTTGAAATGCATTTATAAAGTCGGAATCAACCATTTTATTTGTTTGTTCGGTCCATGGAAGATGCAAACTCAAGACATCTGTTTTCTCTTGTAATTCTTGCAACGAGACTTGTTTTGCATTAGCATCCCCAACATTTTCTAAAATGTCATAGCAG carries:
- a CDS encoding DUF2752 domain-containing protein, which produces MTSINYTINTKEKRKIYGIIGALLTLMIPFFLMFFNSDNHLETDQSLCPFKMVSGFPCPGCGITKSLVYFYHGDLYKSLSYHLLGPFVIAFSFATIIVLSFELITKREYFNGIMYNKKLAYGLGFFLVVYHIVRLVFFIKNNSIDSILKESIWR
- a CDS encoding DUF4234 domain-containing protein, which encodes MTEIVKETWNTPRKPIPVFKVDPILVLILGFLTCGLYLIYWNIKVAEVLNAVSEREVISQPIAIFAGCCYPVNIYFFYLAGKDGLPEVYHKAGIGQKDDTLLLLVLGFFFPMIAAMIVQNDINKLYN